A stretch of Leucobacter aridicollis DNA encodes these proteins:
- a CDS encoding helix-turn-helix transcriptional regulator — MTLLDLRPPAAPTLRMDDAPARLSRQREDPDAQRYVAAPYLLTTSVHRPAEAVTWTPHSHPEHELLWTDRGVVTMLADGKQWTVTPGVGLWLPAGTLHEGSSREDTEVRTTYFDPGLWQKSWERPVAVRLQPAARELLLYLKRATMSVEQRVRAQQVCVDMLELTEGVRLDIPLPEDPRLALLVEMILSDPADDRSLEQWASMLNMTSRTLTRTFSAEVAMSFAQWRRLVRMRAALGQLSDGRTVKSVARRVGYSTTSAFVTAFRKTVGCTPGELSGRL, encoded by the coding sequence ATGACGCTGCTTGACCTTCGGCCCCCGGCGGCCCCCACGTTGCGCATGGACGACGCCCCGGCTCGCCTCTCCCGCCAACGCGAGGACCCGGACGCGCAGCGCTACGTCGCGGCGCCGTATCTCCTCACGACGAGCGTGCACCGTCCCGCCGAAGCCGTCACGTGGACGCCCCACAGCCACCCCGAGCACGAGCTGCTGTGGACTGACCGGGGCGTGGTCACCATGCTCGCCGACGGTAAGCAGTGGACTGTCACACCGGGCGTCGGCCTCTGGCTTCCCGCGGGCACGCTGCACGAGGGGTCATCTCGCGAGGACACCGAGGTGCGCACCACCTACTTCGATCCGGGACTGTGGCAGAAGTCGTGGGAACGCCCCGTCGCGGTGCGGCTGCAGCCCGCCGCACGCGAGCTCCTGCTCTACCTCAAGCGCGCCACGATGTCGGTAGAACAGCGCGTCCGCGCGCAGCAGGTGTGCGTCGACATGCTCGAACTCACCGAGGGCGTGCGGCTGGACATCCCGCTCCCCGAGGATCCGCGGCTCGCGCTCCTCGTTGAGATGATCCTCAGCGATCCCGCGGACGACCGTTCCCTCGAGCAGTGGGCCTCGATGCTCAACATGACCTCCCGCACGCTCACCCGGACCTTCAGCGCCGAGGTCGCCATGAGCTTCGCGCAGTGGCGCCGGCTCGTCCGCATGCGCGCCGCCCTCGGTCAACTCTCTGACGGCAGGACCGTGAAGTCGGTCGCCCGCAGGGTCGGCTACAGCACGACGAGCGCATTCGTCACCGCGTTCCGCAAGACCGTCGGCTGCACGCCAGGGGAACTCTCCGGGCGGCTGTAG
- a CDS encoding FecCD family ABC transporter permease, with the protein MTVTAPSVRAARSANGLARTNLSRTLILIGILAALALIALTSIVVGSREIPIGVVWDAVFAPADVEDHFVVRDLRIPRTVVAIVVAAALGVAGALIQALTRNPLADPGILGVNAGASFAVAVGVGVFGVASISQYIWFAFAGALIVTIAVYAIGAAGRGGADPLRLVLAGVALGAALSGLTTALTLLDPQAFDKMRGWGAGTVVGRGLDVVMPVLPFLAVGLAIALAMARPLNAIALGEDLAATLGANVLRTRILVIIAVTLLAGGATAIAGPIGFIGLMVPHVARWIVGPDQRWILAYTVALAPILLLVADIVGRLIMRPAELPVGIVTAFVGAPVLIVLIRRRKMSGL; encoded by the coding sequence ATGACAGTCACCGCACCGAGCGTGCGGGCCGCGCGATCCGCGAACGGCCTAGCACGCACCAACCTCTCCAGGACCCTGATCCTGATCGGCATCCTTGCCGCGCTCGCGCTGATCGCGCTCACGAGCATCGTCGTTGGTTCCCGCGAGATCCCGATCGGCGTCGTCTGGGACGCCGTCTTCGCGCCCGCCGATGTCGAGGATCACTTCGTCGTGCGCGATCTCAGGATCCCGCGCACCGTCGTCGCGATCGTCGTCGCGGCGGCCCTCGGCGTCGCGGGGGCGCTCATCCAGGCACTCACCCGCAACCCGCTCGCGGACCCCGGAATCCTCGGAGTGAACGCTGGGGCCTCGTTCGCCGTGGCGGTCGGCGTCGGGGTGTTCGGCGTCGCCTCGATCTCGCAGTACATCTGGTTCGCCTTCGCCGGCGCGCTTATCGTCACGATCGCGGTCTACGCGATTGGCGCCGCGGGGCGGGGCGGCGCCGATCCGCTCCGGCTCGTGCTCGCCGGCGTGGCGCTTGGCGCCGCCCTGAGCGGCCTGACGACGGCGCTCACGCTGCTCGACCCGCAGGCGTTCGACAAGATGCGCGGCTGGGGCGCGGGGACCGTCGTCGGCCGCGGCCTCGACGTCGTCATGCCGGTGCTCCCCTTCCTCGCGGTGGGCCTCGCGATCGCACTGGCGATGGCGCGACCGCTCAATGCGATCGCGCTCGGTGAGGATCTCGCGGCCACCCTCGGCGCGAACGTGCTCCGCACGCGGATCCTCGTGATCATCGCCGTGACCCTGCTCGCTGGCGGCGCGACCGCGATCGCGGGCCCGATCGGCTTCATCGGCCTGATGGTGCCGCACGTCGCTCGCTGGATCGTCGGACCGGACCAGCGCTGGATCCTTGCCTACACCGTCGCGCTCGCGCCGATCCTGCTCCTCGTCGCGGACATCGTCGGGCGACTCATCATGCGCCCCGCGGAGCTGCCCGTCGGCATCGTCACCGCGTTCGTTGGCGCCCCCGTACTGATCGTCTTGATCCGCAGAAGAAAGATGAGCGGCCTGTGA